In uncultured Bacteroides sp., the following proteins share a genomic window:
- a CDS encoding glycoside hydrolase family 2 TIM barrel-domain containing protein, whose product MKHKLSLAWLAFIPILSFGQTDRYEMITNPNLTSINRETPRSTFTSYTNENAAIRNDRKTDTYRLSLNGVWKFNYTEDFENRPAEFMNPDFNVSKWSDIKVPGNWERQGFGTAIYVNSSYEFLSPGYKPYWDAPNPPFVPKEWNPTGTYRRDFNLPANWEGKEIFLSADAVKGVSFYYLNGTFIGMNKESKTPSRFNITKYAKPGKNVLAVQVHRFSDATYLECQDMWRLSGFEREVYIYAQPKTRIADFTVHSPLDKTYKDGVFSLDVLINNASGENKAVSVSYNVMDADGKSVLQSKEQKTVGESGTISFGQNVIKNVKSWTAETPNLYTLVISLKDATGQLLEATSTKVGFRTVAIVNKQLLVNGQPILIKGVNVHEHNEVNGHYVTEDLMLKDFELWKKFNVNTVRTCHYPQQERFYELCDQYGIYVIDEANIETHGMGYDLRKGGTLANNPLFEAAHMYRTVNMYLRDKNHPSVITWSLGNEAGNGICFYNTYKYLKSQDSSRPVQYERAGLEWNTDIFCPMYATPAYIERYAQNPKSDRPLIQCEYAHAMGNSLGNFKEYWDIIKKYPILQGGCIWDWVDQGFLEKTKDGRKFWAYGGDFGKIGTPSDGDFCINGLVYPDRTTKPATEEMRKVYQNIDFGKVDVKNSKVTIHNGFFFTNLNKYDFSYTIRNHGKAVSTENFNIDCAPGDSVTIDLKNLPAPRTTTGDDQIEFEAKIKTAEPFLPVGYVIAREQKYINLYMKTKSPEMKPASVNETETQAVLSGKDFKATFDKKSGMLVSYIHKGTEYILNGEGLHPFFWRAPTDNDYGADLPTKLKVWKEASYQDVVAKKFAVSKEDKSVVSCTYEFPGTDSRWDVTYTVYENGIIKVDNKFVAANEKTPMIPRVGLRMQLPIAFDNLTYYGRGPKENYRDRRTAQFYGEYKTNVKDNYEPYIRPQENNHRTDIRWCAFADKSGKGLLFVADRTFELNASPYKLESMDSGESIYNGDPLTEKTDHRHLSDPRPQKLIDLFIDYRMMGIGGDNSWGALPHDNYLIFTGKEPITYGFSIVPFKKGSDFKNLIMQY is encoded by the coding sequence ATGAAACACAAACTATCACTGGCATGGCTTGCGTTCATTCCTATCCTGTCTTTTGGACAAACTGACAGATACGAAATGATAACTAATCCTAATCTGACAAGCATTAATCGCGAAACTCCGCGTAGTACATTTACTTCTTACACAAATGAAAATGCGGCAATCAGGAATGACCGAAAGACAGATACCTATCGTCTTTCACTGAATGGTGTCTGGAAATTCAATTATACTGAAGATTTCGAAAATCGCCCCGCAGAGTTTATGAATCCTGATTTTAATGTAAGCAAATGGAGCGACATTAAAGTCCCCGGCAACTGGGAACGCCAGGGATTTGGTACTGCTATTTATGTGAACTCTTCTTACGAATTTCTTTCTCCCGGATATAAGCCTTACTGGGATGCTCCTAACCCTCCGTTCGTTCCTAAAGAATGGAATCCAACAGGAACTTACCGTCGTGACTTTAATCTTCCTGCCAATTGGGAAGGAAAAGAAATATTTCTGAGTGCTGATGCTGTAAAGGGGGTTTCATTTTACTATCTGAATGGAACTTTCATCGGAATGAATAAAGAATCTAAAACTCCTTCTCGTTTTAATATTACAAAATATGCAAAACCGGGAAAGAATGTATTGGCTGTTCAGGTTCATCGTTTTTCGGATGCTACATATTTGGAATGTCAGGACATGTGGAGACTTAGTGGATTTGAAAGAGAGGTTTATATTTATGCTCAACCTAAAACCCGCATTGCCGACTTTACCGTGCATTCTCCTTTGGATAAAACGTATAAAGATGGTGTATTTAGCCTGGATGTACTGATTAATAATGCATCAGGAGAGAATAAAGCTGTATCTGTTTCATATAATGTAATGGATGCTGATGGAAAATCTGTTCTGCAAAGCAAGGAACAAAAAACTGTAGGTGAATCAGGCACTATTTCTTTCGGACAGAACGTGATTAAAAACGTAAAGTCCTGGACTGCCGAAACACCAAACTTGTATACACTGGTTATCTCACTGAAAGATGCAACCGGTCAGCTACTGGAAGCAACAAGTACAAAGGTTGGCTTCCGCACTGTTGCTATTGTAAACAAACAATTGCTGGTAAACGGACAACCTATTTTAATTAAAGGTGTAAATGTACATGAACATAACGAAGTAAACGGCCATTATGTAACGGAAGATCTGATGCTGAAAGACTTCGAGCTATGGAAGAAGTTTAATGTAAATACAGTTCGTACATGTCATTACCCACAACAGGAACGTTTCTATGAATTGTGCGATCAATACGGTATTTACGTAATTGATGAAGCAAATATAGAAACTCACGGAATGGGATATGATCTTAGAAAAGGTGGTACATTGGCTAATAATCCACTTTTCGAAGCTGCTCACATGTATCGTACAGTGAATATGTATCTTCGTGATAAGAATCATCCTTCCGTAATCACATGGTCTTTAGGAAATGAAGCAGGAAACGGAATCTGTTTCTACAATACTTATAAATATCTGAAATCACAGGACTCATCACGTCCGGTTCAATATGAACGTGCAGGACTGGAATGGAATACTGATATATTCTGTCCTATGTATGCAACTCCTGCTTATATTGAGAGATATGCGCAGAATCCTAAGTCTGACCGTCCGCTGATTCAATGCGAATATGCTCATGCAATGGGTAACAGTCTTGGAAATTTCAAAGAATATTGGGATATCATCAAGAAATATCCAATCCTGCAAGGTGGATGCATCTGGGACTGGGTAGATCAGGGATTCCTTGAAAAGACTAAAGACGGACGTAAATTCTGGGCTTACGGTGGCGACTTTGGCAAAATAGGTACACCTTCTGATGGTGACTTCTGCATCAACGGTCTGGTATATCCTGATCGTACAACTAAACCTGCAACAGAAGAGATGCGCAAGGTTTATCAGAATATTGATTTCGGTAAAGTAGATGTAAAAAATAGTAAAGTGACAATCCATAACGGTTTCTTCTTTACTAATCTGAATAAATATGATTTCAGCTATACTATAAGAAATCATGGAAAAGCTGTTTCTACCGAAAACTTCAATATAGATTGTGCGCCGGGTGATTCAGTAACTATTGATTTGAAAAATCTGCCAGCTCCTCGCACCACAACCGGTGATGATCAGATAGAATTTGAAGCAAAGATAAAAACTGCAGAACCTTTCCTTCCTGTAGGATATGTAATTGCCCGCGAACAAAAATATATTAATCTTTATATGAAGACAAAGAGCCCTGAGATGAAACCTGCTTCAGTAAACGAGACAGAGACTCAGGCTGTTCTTTCCGGTAAGGATTTCAAGGCTACATTTGATAAAAAGAGTGGTATGCTTGTTTCTTACATTCATAAAGGTACAGAATACATTCTCAACGGAGAGGGATTGCATCCTTTCTTCTGGCGTGCACCAACCGATAACGATTATGGCGCTGATCTTCCAACAAAACTAAAAGTATGGAAAGAAGCTAGTTATCAGGATGTAGTTGCTAAGAAATTTGCTGTGAGCAAAGAAGATAAGAGTGTAGTTTCCTGCACTTATGAATTCCCGGGTACAGATTCTCGCTGGGATGTAACTTACACAGTTTATGAAAACGGAATTATTAAAGTGGACAATAAATTTGTTGCCGCTAATGAAAAGACTCCAATGATTCCACGTGTAGGATTACGCATGCAGTTACCTATTGCTTTTGATAATCTTACTTATTACGGACGTGGCCCGAAAGAGAATTATCGTGACCGTCGAACAGCACAATTCTATGGTGAATACAAAACCAATGTAAAGGATAACTACGAACCTTATATCCGTCCGCAAGAAAATAATCACCGTACGGACATCCGCTGGTGTGCTTTTGCTGACAAGTCTGGAAAAGGTTTACTTTTCGTTGCCGACCGCACCTTCGAACTAAATGCTTCTCCTTACAAACTAGAAAGTATGGATAGTGGAGAAAGTATTTACAATGGCGATCCGTTGACAGAAAAGACAGACCATCGTCATCTATCAGATCCTAGACCTCAGAAGTTAATAGATCTATTTATAGATTACAGAATGATGGGGATTGGTGGAGATAATAGTTGGGGTGCTTTGCCACACGACAACTATCTGATCTTTACAGGTAAAGAGCCTATTACTTACGGATTCAGTATTGTACCTTTTAAGAAAGGATCCGACTTTAAGAATCTGATTATGCAGTATTAA
- a CDS encoding oligopeptide transporter, OPT family, producing MKHEEDEKFTGLPENAFRALKTGEVYNPLLSPDKQYKEVTPWSVLWGIAMAILFSAAAAYLGLKVGQVFEAAIPIAIIAVGVSGAAKRKNALGENVIIQSIGASSGVIVAGAIFTLPALYILQAKYPEMSVTFFQVFISSLLGGVLGILFLIPFRKYFVKEMHGQYPFPEATATTQVIVSGETSGNQAKPLLIASIVGGLYDFIVATFGWWNENFTTRVCGLGDMLAEKAKLVFKVNTGAAVLGLGYIIGLKYAAIICFGSLTVWWVIIPGISVIWGDSVLNMWNPDIHTAVGTMSPELIFKYYAKSIGIGGIAMAGIIGIIKSWSIIKSAVGLAAKEMSGKDNSEKEVIRTQKDLSMKIIAIGSILTLVLVFLFFFFDVMQGNLLQCIVAIALVTIITFLFTTVAANAIAIVGTNPVSGMTLMTLILASVVMVSVGLKGPSGMVAALVMGGVVCTALSMAGGFITDLKIGYWIGTTPAKQQTWKFLGTLVSAATVGGVMIILNKTYGFTSGQLAAPQANAMAAVIEPLMNGVGAPWVLYGIGAIISIVLTFCGIPALAFALGMFIPLELNIPLIVGGAINWYVTTRTKDDAINAERREKGTLLASGFIAGGALMGVVSAVMRFGGINLVNEEWLSNSWSEVASLVAYIALIVYFIKATMHKPLNQK from the coding sequence ATGAAACACGAAGAAGACGAAAAATTTACGGGATTACCCGAAAATGCTTTCAGAGCACTTAAAACTGGAGAAGTATATAACCCGCTGTTGTCTCCCGATAAGCAGTACAAGGAAGTAACACCCTGGTCGGTTCTTTGGGGTATTGCAATGGCTATTCTTTTTTCGGCCGCAGCCGCTTATCTGGGATTAAAAGTTGGTCAGGTATTTGAAGCTGCAATTCCAATCGCAATTATAGCTGTTGGAGTATCTGGCGCAGCAAAAAGAAAGAATGCATTAGGTGAGAATGTTATTATTCAATCCATCGGAGCAAGCTCGGGTGTTATTGTTGCCGGAGCAATCTTTACCCTTCCTGCACTATACATTCTTCAGGCTAAATATCCTGAGATGTCGGTTACTTTCTTTCAAGTGTTTATTAGCTCTCTATTAGGGGGTGTTCTTGGTATCTTATTCTTAATACCTTTCCGTAAATACTTTGTGAAGGAAATGCATGGTCAATATCCTTTTCCGGAAGCAACAGCCACTACTCAGGTTATTGTTTCAGGAGAAACAAGCGGTAACCAGGCAAAGCCATTATTAATTGCAAGTATAGTGGGAGGTTTATATGACTTCATAGTTGCGACCTTTGGATGGTGGAACGAAAACTTCACTACTCGTGTATGTGGATTAGGTGATATGCTTGCCGAAAAGGCTAAACTGGTATTCAAGGTTAATACAGGTGCAGCGGTACTTGGTTTAGGATACATTATCGGATTAAAATACGCAGCTATTATTTGTTTTGGTTCACTTACAGTTTGGTGGGTTATCATACCTGGTATTTCTGTAATATGGGGAGATTCTGTACTTAATATGTGGAACCCGGATATTCATACAGCAGTAGGAACAATGAGCCCGGAATTAATCTTTAAATATTATGCAAAAAGCATTGGTATTGGTGGTATTGCTATGGCAGGAATCATTGGTATCATTAAGTCATGGAGCATCATTAAAAGTGCAGTTGGACTGGCTGCAAAAGAGATGAGCGGCAAAGATAATTCAGAAAAAGAGGTGATTCGTACTCAGAAGGACCTTTCAATGAAGATTATCGCTATTGGTTCTATCCTTACACTAGTATTGGTTTTCCTTTTCTTCTTCTTTGATGTGATGCAGGGAAATCTTTTGCAGTGCATTGTCGCTATTGCACTTGTAACTATTATAACATTCCTTTTCACAACTGTAGCTGCTAATGCAATTGCTATTGTAGGTACAAACCCTGTATCGGGTATGACATTAATGACTCTTATTCTTGCTTCAGTGGTAATGGTTTCTGTTGGATTAAAAGGTCCGTCGGGAATGGTTGCTGCATTGGTTATGGGTGGTGTTGTTTGTACTGCATTATCTATGGCCGGAGGTTTTATAACCGACTTAAAGATAGGTTACTGGATTGGAACAACTCCTGCAAAACAGCAAACATGGAAGTTTTTGGGAACACTTGTATCTGCTGCAACTGTAGGCGGTGTAATGATTATATTGAATAAAACTTATGGCTTCACAAGCGGACAGTTGGCTGCCCCTCAGGCAAATGCTATGGCTGCTGTTATTGAACCGCTAATGAACGGAGTTGGTGCTCCATGGGTGCTTTATGGAATTGGAGCAATCATCTCAATAGTGCTCACTTTCTGCGGAATTCCGGCATTGGCTTTCGCATTAGGTATGTTTATACCATTAGAACTGAATATTCCGCTGATAGTAGGTGGAGCTATTAACTGGTATGTAACAACTCGTACAAAAGATGACGCTATTAATGCTGAACGAAGAGAAAAAGGAACGCTTCTTGCTTCCGGCTTTATTGCAGGTGGTGCTTTAATGGGTGTAGTAAGTGCTGTTATGCGCTTTGGAGGAATCAACCTTGTAAACGAAGAATGGCTGTCTAATTCATGGTCGGAAGTGGCATCACTAGTAGCTTATATTGCATTGATTGTTTACTTTATCAAAGCTACAATGCATAAACCTCTTAACCAGAAATAA
- a CDS encoding DUF2752 domain-containing protein, with amino-acid sequence MKNRQQKIRKALVIGASLIFLLIYFLFNPQHSILFPKCPIYVLTGWQCPGCGSQRAIHCLLNFDFVQAFSYNALMVMSIPYLFIAFYFEYFKGKYKYPRIRKILFGEKACLLILVITITFFFTRNLVV; translated from the coding sequence ATGAAAAACAGACAACAAAAAATCAGAAAAGCATTAGTAATAGGTGCTTCTCTGATTTTTTTATTAATCTATTTTCTTTTTAATCCACAACACAGCATTCTCTTCCCTAAATGTCCGATTTATGTATTAACCGGATGGCAATGCCCGGGATGTGGTTCTCAAAGAGCTATTCATTGTTTGCTAAACTTTGATTTTGTACAAGCGTTTAGCTATAATGCACTAATGGTTATGTCCATTCCTTATCTATTCATAGCGTTCTATTTTGAATATTTCAAAGGAAAGTACAAATATCCCAGAATTCGCAAGATCCTCTTCGGCGAAAAAGCCTGCCTCTTAATCCTTGTAATCACTATTACCTTTTTCTTCACAAGAAATCTTGTGGTATAA
- a CDS encoding CD225/dispanin family protein, with protein sequence MALNTCPDCGNQVSSEATNCPNCGKPLNKPFEAPEAKQESNNEPPPKTWLIESILTTIFCCLPFGIVGIIYAAKVESSWYAGRKEIALNASKSAKTWTLVALFSGITAVVLYIILVVIIGLGAASMNY encoded by the coding sequence ATGGCACTAAACACATGTCCAGACTGCGGAAACCAAGTTTCTTCCGAAGCCACCAACTGTCCAAACTGCGGCAAACCTCTAAACAAACCATTTGAAGCACCAGAGGCAAAACAAGAAAGTAATAATGAACCACCTCCAAAGACTTGGTTGATTGAATCAATTCTGACAACTATCTTTTGCTGTTTGCCCTTTGGCATTGTAGGCATCATCTATGCTGCAAAGGTAGAATCAAGCTGGTATGCTGGAAGAAAAGAAATTGCTCTTAATGCTTCAAAATCAGCAAAAACATGGACTCTGGTAGCATTATTTAGTGGTATTACAGCTGTTGTTCTATATATTATTTTAGTTGTTATTATCGGACTTGGCGCTGCATCAATGAATTATTAA
- a CDS encoding Hsp20/alpha crystallin family protein has translation MMPVRRSQNWLPDVFNDLFDTNWMVKTNATAPAINVIETEKEYKVEVAAPGMTKEDFNIKIDEDNQLVVTMEKKQEYKEENKESRYLRREFSYTKFQQTMLLPDNVEKEMIEAVVENGVLTVNIPKMSPEKEKKAERLIEIK, from the coding sequence ATGATGCCTGTTAGAAGATCTCAAAATTGGTTGCCAGACGTATTTAATGATTTATTTGACACAAACTGGATGGTAAAAACAAATGCTACAGCCCCTGCCATCAACGTAATTGAAACAGAAAAAGAGTACAAGGTGGAAGTAGCTGCTCCTGGAATGACTAAAGAGGACTTCAATATCAAAATTGATGAAGACAATCAGCTGGTCGTTACCATGGAAAAGAAACAAGAGTACAAAGAAGAGAATAAGGAAAGCCGCTACCTGAGACGCGAATTTTCTTACACAAAATTTCAACAAACCATGCTTCTTCCAGACAATGTAGAGAAAGAAATGATTGAAGCAGTCGTAGAAAACGGAGTGCTGACAGTTAACATCCCCAAAATGAGTCCTGAAAAAGAGAAGAAAGCAGAGAGATTGATTGAAATTAAATAA
- a CDS encoding ferritin — MLSKKIQDAINEQINVEMWSANLYLSMSLYFAKAGFNGFSVWMKAQSKEELGHAYSMIDYLIKRGGTAYVGRVDSVPTDWKNPLDVFESVYNHEVHISGLIDKLVDVAAGEKDKASQDFLWGFVREQVEEEATSKEIVDRVKMAGDNGIFYIDAQLGQRK; from the coding sequence ATGTTAAGCAAAAAAATACAAGATGCTATTAATGAGCAGATCAATGTAGAAATGTGGTCGGCCAATCTCTATTTATCAATGTCATTATACTTTGCAAAAGCAGGTTTTAACGGTTTTTCAGTGTGGATGAAAGCTCAGTCAAAAGAAGAATTAGGTCATGCCTATTCAATGATTGATTATTTGATAAAGCGCGGAGGTACAGCTTATGTAGGAAGAGTTGATTCAGTTCCTACTGATTGGAAAAATCCGTTAGATGTTTTTGAAAGTGTATATAATCATGAAGTGCATATTTCAGGGTTGATAGATAAATTGGTAGATGTTGCTGCTGGTGAAAAAGATAAAGCGTCACAGGATTTTCTATGGGGCTTTGTCCGCGAACAAGTAGAAGAAGAAGCTACTTCAAAAGAAATTGTAGATCGTGTTAAAATGGCTGGTGATAATGGTATATTCTATATCGATGCTCAGTTAGGACAGAGAAAATAG
- a CDS encoding HpaII family restriction endonuclease — MSFEATKREWSELYTFFRLLSDGVVYAGSPQVQKREDVCLPIALIQREEHDGTRKYIVEGESVHILGEKIDKVVSREDFGFVADTVLAAMKGSSEDVVLSPDGVEEFLNEVSIFDLEARTDDRTDFYVAFYHADAPLVGFSIRSRMSTMNPLLDGGRAANLKFEQLGIKFANPMVNSVNALEFPHTVADRMLLIERLGGILKYSDVADKVFRSNLLMIDLHFPRVLAEMLRIMHIEGITKISELTELIKEINPLKIKDELINKHGYYEFKMKQFLMALALGMRPAKIYNGDDSAVSGFMLVAGDGGVLCYQKSDKKAFEDFLYFNTRLEIGSTEKDKYGLLERENGVNYFKLNLKIGLTKR, encoded by the coding sequence ATGTCATTTGAAGCAACTAAACGAGAGTGGAGCGAACTCTATACTTTTTTTCGTCTCCTGAGTGACGGAGTAGTTTATGCCGGTTCACCACAAGTACAGAAAAGAGAGGACGTGTGTCTTCCAATTGCATTAATTCAGCGCGAGGAACACGATGGAACCCGCAAATATATTGTAGAGGGTGAAAGTGTTCATATCCTGGGAGAAAAGATAGATAAAGTAGTTTCCCGCGAAGATTTTGGTTTTGTGGCCGATACTGTATTGGCTGCAATGAAAGGTTCTTCTGAAGATGTTGTTTTGTCTCCCGATGGGGTAGAAGAGTTCCTTAACGAGGTCTCAATTTTTGATTTGGAAGCCCGGACTGACGATCGCACAGATTTTTATGTTGCATTCTATCATGCGGATGCTCCATTGGTGGGCTTTAGCATACGTTCAAGGATGAGCACAATGAATCCGTTGCTTGACGGTGGACGCGCTGCCAATCTGAAGTTTGAACAATTGGGTATAAAGTTTGCTAATCCGATGGTGAATAGTGTAAATGCGCTGGAATTTCCGCATACGGTGGCCGACAGAATGCTGCTTATTGAGCGTTTGGGAGGAATCCTGAAATATTCAGATGTGGCCGATAAGGTGTTTCGTTCAAATTTACTGATGATAGATCTTCATTTTCCCAGAGTGTTGGCAGAAATGCTTCGCATAATGCATATTGAAGGAATTACTAAGATTAGCGAGCTGACAGAACTAATTAAAGAAATAAATCCGTTGAAGATAAAAGATGAGCTGATAAACAAGCATGGCTATTATGAATTTAAAATGAAGCAATTCCTTATGGCGCTGGCTTTAGGTATGCGCCCTGCTAAGATTTATAATGGTGACGATTCGGCTGTGTCAGGGTTTATGCTTGTTGCAGGTGATGGAGGTGTACTTTGTTACCAGAAGTCGGACAAGAAAGCGTTCGAAGATTTTCTTTATTTTAATACCCGTTTGGAAATAGGCTCTACTGAGAAAGATAAATATGGACTTTTGGAACGTGAAAACGGAGTCAATTATTTCAAACTTAACTTGAAGATTGGATTAACAAAACGATAA
- a CDS encoding nitroreductase family protein, with amino-acid sequence MKSNEVLEAIKNRRSVRSYKEQPISDEDLSTILEAAVYAPTGMNYQTFHFSAVLNKEKLEELNRRVKAAFARSEDEHLRQRGNNQDYNFYYHAPALIIASNAEVIPSSGLDCAVALQNIFLAAHSLDIDSCWINQLRSTCDDSAVRELLTEWGVPQNHFVYGCAALGYNAGPEPKVHSRKEGTVSIVK; translated from the coding sequence ATGAAAAGTAATGAGGTATTAGAGGCTATAAAAAATCGCAGAAGTGTGCGTTCTTATAAGGAACAACCCATTTCTGATGAGGATTTGAGTACTATTCTGGAAGCTGCTGTGTATGCACCTACAGGAATGAATTACCAGACATTTCATTTTTCTGCTGTATTAAATAAGGAAAAGCTGGAGGAACTTAACCGAAGAGTGAAGGCTGCATTTGCACGCTCGGAAGATGAACATTTAAGGCAACGTGGAAATAATCAGGACTATAACTTTTATTACCATGCTCCGGCTTTGATTATTGCTTCAAATGCGGAGGTTATTCCTTCGTCCGGACTAGATTGTGCCGTGGCTTTGCAGAATATTTTCCTGGCGGCTCACTCGCTGGATATTGATTCTTGCTGGATTAACCAGTTGCGCTCTACCTGTGATGATTCTGCTGTGCGTGAATTGCTTACCGAATGGGGAGTTCCGCAGAATCATTTCGTTTATGGATGTGCAGCCTTAGGTTATAATGCGGGACCTGAACCTAAAGTTCATTCGCGCAAAGAGGGTACTGTTTCAATTGTGAAGTAA
- a CDS encoding alpha/beta hydrolase, which translates to MKKIILSVMLALTTSVFAQKPIELPLWPNGAPNSNELKGEEQEPEKNRLSNVTSPTITVYPAKNGNGKAIIMCPGGGYARLAMDHEGHDMASWFNAQGITYVVLKYRMPNGHSEVPISDAREAIIIVRKHAAEWGVNVHKVGIMGASAGGHLASTLATHFNVETRPDFQILLYPVITMNKSYTHGGSRQNLIGKSPVKELETLYSNELQVTEKTPKAFIALSSDDSTVPPQNSVNYYLALLKNKVSATMHIYPIGGHGWGFRDSFTYKRQWTDELEKWLREF; encoded by the coding sequence ATGAAAAAGATTATTTTATCTGTTATGTTAGCTCTAACAACATCTGTTTTTGCTCAAAAACCAATTGAATTACCTCTTTGGCCTAATGGCGCACCTAATTCTAATGAATTAAAAGGTGAAGAACAAGAGCCTGAAAAAAATAGATTAAGCAATGTAACCTCTCCTACTATTACTGTTTACCCGGCAAAGAATGGTAACGGAAAAGCGATAATTATGTGTCCGGGCGGTGGGTATGCCCGCTTAGCGATGGATCATGAAGGACACGACATGGCTTCATGGTTTAATGCTCAGGGTATTACTTATGTGGTATTGAAATATCGTATGCCAAATGGTCATAGTGAAGTGCCTATCTCGGATGCAAGAGAAGCTATTATCATTGTTCGTAAACATGCAGCTGAGTGGGGAGTAAATGTACATAAAGTGGGTATCATGGGAGCATCAGCCGGTGGACATTTAGCTTCTACTCTGGCAACACACTTCAATGTAGAGACTCGTCCGGATTTCCAGATATTACTTTATCCGGTTATTACGATGAATAAGAGCTACACGCATGGTGGTTCTCGCCAGAACTTAATCGGGAAAAGTCCAGTCAAGGAGCTTGAAACTTTATATTCTAACGAATTACAGGTAACAGAAAAGACTCCTAAAGCTTTTATAGCACTTTCAAGTGATGATAGCACTGTTCCTCCACAGAACAGTGTTAACTATTATCTTGCTCTGCTAAAGAATAAAGTTTCTGCTACTATGCATATTTATCCGATAGGCGGACATGGTTGGGGATTTCGTGATAGCTTCACATACAAACGTCAGTGGACTGACGAGCTGGAAAAATGGCTTCGTGAATTCTAA
- a CDS encoding 30S ribosomal protein S16, which yields MATKIRLQRRGRKSYAFYQIVIADSRAPRDGKFIEKIGSYNPNTDPATIDLDFDRALYWVLTGAQPTDTVRNILSREGIYMKKHLLGGVTKGAFGEAEAEAKFEAWKNNKESGLAALKAKNDEAAKADAKARLDAEKKINEAKAKELADKKAAELAAEAAAAAPAAEEAAPAVEEAPAAE from the coding sequence ATGGCAACAAAGATCAGATTACAAAGACGCGGTCGCAAGAGCTACGCGTTCTATCAGATTGTTATTGCGGACAGCAGAGCACCACGTGATGGTAAGTTTATTGAAAAAATCGGTTCTTACAACCCTAACACCGATCCTGCAACAATAGATTTGGATTTCGACCGTGCATTATATTGGGTTCTTACAGGAGCTCAACCTACTGACACAGTTCGTAATATTCTTTCTCGCGAAGGTATTTACATGAAGAAACACCTACTTGGTGGTGTAACTAAGGGCGCATTTGGTGAAGCTGAAGCTGAAGCTAAATTTGAAGCTTGGAAGAATAACAAAGAAAGCGGTCTTGCTGCATTGAAAGCTAAGAACGACGAAGCTGCTAAAGCTGATGCTAAAGCACGCTTAGATGCTGAAAAGAAAATCAACGAAGCAAAAGCTAAAGAATTAGCAGATAAGAAAGCTGCTGAACTTGCTGCTGAAGCTGCCGCTGCTGCACCTGCTGCTGAAGAAGCTGCTCCTGCTGTAGAAGAAGCTCCTGCTGCTGAATAA